The Candidatus Kryptobacter tengchongensis genome contains a region encoding:
- a CDS encoding C-terminal processing peptidase-3. Serine peptidase. MEROPS family S41A: MLRQRFSPLTIIIVLLVGIVIGANLNSLFSGDDVYIQIMKLNDVLNLARKNYVDKIDTQTLVEAAIEGMLGVLDPHSVYIPAKAMERVNEDIRGSFEGIGIEFTIINDTINVVSPIAGGPSEQLGIMAGDKIIKIDDQPAIGLKNEDVIKKLRGPKGTKVKVTILRPGVKELLDFVITRDKISIYSVDVAVMVSKDIGYISINRFSETTDREFKEAVRKLKEQGMKKLILDLRNNPGGLLSEAVKIADEFLPKGRLIVYTKGRLPEYNEEFYATSEGTLENIPVILLVNQGSASGSEIVAGAIQDWDRGLVVGDTTFGKGLVQRQFPLNDGSAIRLTTARYYTPSGRLIQKPYEGKKYVSIAEHLGGGKDSAKTVYNTKILSRPVYGGGGIAPDFVVKTQNLTELSVNIRRQNLFYIFISNFMDVKGNEIRSKYGNNFENFKKNFMITEEMLNEFKDFVISKGIKWDEGQYSQDLPYIKAILKAHIARFIWRNEGWYPIMLEVDEQFQKALELMPQAEKLLASGK; this comes from the coding sequence ATGCTCAGGCAAAGGTTTTCACCATTGACGATAATAATTGTCCTTTTAGTTGGGATAGTAATTGGAGCAAATTTAAATAGTTTGTTTTCCGGTGATGATGTTTATATACAAATAATGAAACTAAACGATGTTTTAAATCTCGCACGGAAAAATTATGTTGATAAAATTGATACTCAAACTCTTGTTGAGGCTGCAATAGAAGGAATGCTTGGTGTTCTTGATCCACATTCTGTATATATTCCTGCGAAAGCAATGGAAAGAGTAAATGAAGATATAAGAGGAAGCTTTGAGGGCATCGGGATTGAATTCACAATAATAAACGATACGATAAATGTTGTCTCGCCGATAGCAGGTGGTCCAAGTGAACAACTTGGGATAATGGCTGGGGACAAAATAATTAAAATAGATGATCAACCAGCTATAGGATTAAAAAATGAGGATGTGATAAAGAAACTTCGCGGTCCAAAGGGAACAAAGGTAAAAGTGACAATTTTAAGACCTGGGGTTAAAGAACTGCTTGACTTTGTGATAACAAGAGATAAAATCTCAATTTATAGCGTTGATGTTGCTGTTATGGTTTCAAAAGACATCGGCTATATAAGCATAAATAGATTTTCTGAGACAACGGATCGGGAGTTTAAAGAAGCGGTTCGGAAGTTAAAAGAACAGGGAATGAAAAAACTCATTCTTGATTTAAGGAACAACCCTGGTGGACTTCTTTCAGAGGCAGTGAAGATTGCTGACGAGTTCCTTCCAAAGGGAAGATTGATAGTTTATACCAAAGGTCGTCTTCCTGAATATAATGAAGAATTTTATGCTACCTCTGAAGGAACACTTGAAAACATCCCGGTTATCCTGCTTGTTAATCAAGGTTCAGCTTCTGGAAGCGAAATAGTTGCGGGTGCGATACAAGATTGGGATAGAGGTTTAGTGGTGGGCGATACAACATTTGGGAAAGGACTTGTGCAAAGACAATTCCCATTAAATGATGGATCTGCAATTAGATTGACAACAGCAAGATATTACACGCCAAGCGGGAGATTAATCCAAAAGCCTTATGAAGGGAAGAAATATGTATCAATAGCTGAACATTTGGGTGGTGGTAAAGATTCGGCAAAAACTGTTTATAACACCAAAATTTTATCCCGTCCTGTCTACGGCGGGGGCGGAATTGCTCCTGATTTTGTTGTGAAAACACAAAACTTGACGGAACTTTCAGTTAACATAAGAAGACAAAATCTGTTTTATATTTTCATTTCAAACTTTATGGATGTGAAAGGGAATGAGATAAGAAGCAAATATGGGAACAACTTTGAGAATTTCAAAAAGAATTTCATGATAACGGAGGAGATGCTTAATGAATTTAAAGATTTCGTCATATCAAAGGGAATAAAATGGGACGAAGGACAATACAGTCAGGATCTTCCATATATAAAAGCGATTTTAAAGGCACATATCGCAAGGTTTATCTGGCGAAATGAGGGATGGTATCCGATAATGCTTGAAGTTGATGAACAATTCCAAAAAGCGCTTGAACTTATGCCACAGGCTGAGAAGCTTCTGGCAAGTGGTAAATAA
- a CDS encoding Carbonic anhydrase or acetyltransferase, isoleucine patch superfamily: MKILPYRGKFPEIDESVFIADGAVIIGDVVIGKDANIWFNAVIRGDVNYIRIGERTNIQDGCILHVTTEKYPLIIGNDVTVGHGAILHGAIVRDKCLIGMGAVVLDGAEVKSYSLVAAGSLVKQGFVVPEGTLVAGVPAKVIRELTEEERKAIEESALHYVELSNEYKNLKGVKNYEVKNLGL; this comes from the coding sequence ATGAAAATATTACCTTATAGAGGTAAATTCCCAGAAATTGACGAATCCGTTTTTATAGCCGATGGAGCTGTGATAATCGGCGATGTTGTAATTGGTAAAGATGCAAATATATGGTTCAATGCTGTAATTCGTGGTGATGTAAATTATATAAGAATCGGGGAAAGGACAAACATCCAAGATGGTTGCATTCTTCATGTAACGACCGAAAAATATCCTTTAATCATTGGTAATGATGTAACAGTTGGGCATGGCGCGATTCTGCATGGGGCAATCGTTCGGGATAAATGTTTGATTGGGATGGGTGCTGTCGTCCTTGATGGTGCAGAAGTTAAATCTTATTCTCTCGTTGCAGCTGGTTCACTTGTAAAGCAGGGATTTGTTGTGCCAGAGGGAACGCTTGTCGCTGGAGTCCCTGCCAAAGTTATAAGAGAATTAACAGAAGAGGAAAGAAAGGCAATAGAAGAATCAGCTTTGCATTATGTTGAACTTTCAAATGAATATAAGAATTTAAAGGGGGTAAAAAATTATGAAGTTAAAAATTTGGGGTTGTAG
- a CDS encoding Glycosyltransferase, GT2 family has translation MKRFSLIIPTLNEEKTLRWAEKNFTGEIKQKYDIEIIISDGGSTDGTIEIARKFADKIILNEKKNKQTIAEGRNLGALNSNGEILIFLNADVRIDDIDIFFKLCDNLMKIPQVVALSFEVEVYPEEELLKDKIFHWFLNKFFAMLNVVGLGMGRGECHVIKRESFFEVNGYNDKLVAGEDFDLYMRLRRLGKIINVYGVKVYESPRRYRKYGYIRTLALWFFNSISIIFFKRSISKVWDMVR, from the coding sequence ATGAAAAGATTTTCTCTGATAATTCCAACACTTAATGAGGAAAAAACACTTCGCTGGGCCGAAAAAAACTTCACTGGTGAAATTAAACAAAAATATGATATTGAAATAATAATAAGCGATGGTGGAAGCACAGACGGGACGATCGAAATAGCGAGAAAATTTGCCGATAAAATTATTCTGAACGAAAAGAAAAATAAACAAACAATCGCAGAAGGTAGAAATCTCGGGGCTTTAAACTCAAATGGGGAAATACTTATATTTTTGAACGCGGATGTAAGAATTGACGATATTGATATATTCTTCAAACTTTGTGATAACCTTATGAAAATCCCACAAGTTGTGGCTTTATCTTTTGAAGTTGAGGTTTATCCAGAAGAAGAGCTTTTAAAAGATAAAATCTTTCACTGGTTTCTTAACAAATTTTTTGCGATGCTGAATGTAGTGGGGCTTGGGATGGGAAGGGGTGAATGCCATGTGATCAAAAGGGAAAGTTTTTTTGAAGTAAACGGCTACAACGATAAACTTGTTGCGGGTGAAGATTTTGACCTCTATATGCGACTCCGCCGGCTTGGTAAAATTATAAATGTTTATGGAGTGAAAGTTTATGAATCACCAAGAAGGTATAGGAAATACGGCTATATCCGAACACTTGCATTGTGGTTTTTTAATTCCATTTCAATTATCTTTTTTAAAAGATCAATCTCAAAGGTCTGGGATATGGTGCGATGA
- a CDS encoding Alpha helical coiled-coil rod protein (HCR), whose amino-acid sequence MKLKLTLLLIFIFSLSLFSQVQQQITKYSVDDVMKKLEAMDNSLKEKVDALRGEFDQKLNQSVNQVRDELSSKIEKVDSRLSSISAGNEQIIKRIGQIEAQNRDLRNRISKVEEKVSGVENGIKDVKNSIGEVGAGVKEVSTKIDENTSKIDEIISKLSSNRATLIAGFIILILISAGVVFGIVNLSRLTKSAEKNIIEGFENTAGKIEVTTNDLKTIVDVLKQQTSEIVAYQRILEERIISAQQQLESKLEEKLPARKRTPRKATGSEE is encoded by the coding sequence ATGAAACTTAAATTGACGCTACTTTTGATTTTTATTTTTTCTCTAAGCCTTTTCTCCCAAGTTCAACAGCAAATTACGAAATATTCAGTTGACGATGTAATGAAAAAACTTGAAGCAATGGATAATTCACTTAAAGAAAAAGTAGATGCACTCCGTGGAGAATTTGATCAAAAGCTAAATCAAAGCGTTAATCAAGTAAGGGACGAGCTTTCTTCAAAGATTGAAAAAGTTGATTCAAGGTTATCTTCAATTTCTGCTGGAAATGAACAAATAATAAAGAGGATAGGTCAAATTGAGGCACAGAACCGTGATTTGAGAAACCGTATTTCAAAGGTTGAAGAAAAAGTTTCGGGCGTTGAAAATGGAATTAAAGATGTGAAAAACTCAATTGGTGAAGTTGGGGCTGGGGTGAAAGAGGTTTCAACTAAAATTGATGAAAATACATCAAAGATTGACGAGATAATTTCAAAGCTTAGCTCAAACAGAGCAACACTTATCGCTGGATTTATCATCCTTATACTTATTTCAGCTGGTGTTGTGTTTGGGATAGTAAATCTTTCAAGATTGACGAAATCGGCGGAGAAAAATATAATTGAGGGTTTTGAAAATACAGCTGGGAAAATTGAGGTTACAACGAATGATTTGAAAACAATAGTTGATGTTTTAAAACAGCAAACAAGTGAGATCGTCGCCTATCAAAGGATACTTGAAGAGAGGATAATTTCAGCACAACAACAGCTTGAGTCAAAGCTTGAAGAGAAACTCCCAGCAAGAAAAAGAACACCAAGAAAGGCGACTGGTTCTGAAGAGTAA
- a CDS encoding Phosphoribosyl 1,2-cyclic phosphodiesterase, with the protein MKLKIWGCRGSIPTPGKDTVRYGGNTPCVELKLDDNNLIILDSGTGIKNLGNYLIHKGESTKAYIMITHPHWDHIQGFPFFKPLFISGNEFTIVGSGARSKTLEQIVADQMDRVYFPVRLSELKATIKFLQVGEEEFKIYDATVQTIYVNHPGFTLGYRISFNNKTVVYISDNEPFDREITPYLFNWEKEVVEKFDKIPGDPNKRIFDFVKGADLLIHDTTYTPEEYVEKVGWGHSHYLFTLRVAHEGEVKRLLLFHHDHTHTDNMIDEIFEHCKNEVKKKKYKFNLLVAAEGMEIEI; encoded by the coding sequence ATGAAGTTAAAAATTTGGGGTTGTAGGGGCTCAATCCCTACACCAGGAAAGGATACAGTTCGCTACGGGGGGAACACTCCCTGCGTTGAACTCAAACTTGACGATAATAATCTGATAATCCTTGATTCTGGAACAGGAATAAAAAATCTCGGCAACTATCTAATTCACAAAGGTGAATCAACGAAGGCTTATATAATGATAACTCATCCACACTGGGATCACATTCAAGGTTTTCCATTCTTCAAACCCCTTTTTATATCTGGAAATGAATTCACGATAGTTGGCTCTGGGGCAAGATCAAAGACACTTGAGCAAATTGTCGCAGATCAAATGGACAGGGTTTATTTCCCCGTTAGATTGAGCGAGCTGAAAGCAACAATAAAATTTTTGCAAGTCGGTGAGGAAGAATTTAAAATTTACGACGCCACGGTTCAAACAATTTATGTAAATCATCCCGGCTTTACACTTGGATATAGGATATCTTTTAACAATAAAACCGTCGTCTATATAAGCGATAATGAGCCGTTTGACAGGGAAATAACTCCTTACCTTTTTAACTGGGAAAAAGAAGTTGTTGAAAAGTTTGACAAAATCCCCGGGGACCCAAACAAAAGAATTTTTGACTTCGTAAAAGGTGCAGATCTTTTAATTCACGATACAACTTACACACCAGAGGAATATGTTGAAAAAGTTGGCTGGGGTCATTCACATTACCTCTTTACACTTAGGGTTGCGCACGAAGGTGAAGTGAAGCGACTTCTTCTCTTTCATCATGACCACACTCACACAGATAATATGATAGATGAAATTTTTGAGCATTGTAAAAATGAGGTGAAAAAGAAAAAATACAAATTTAATCTTCTTGTTGCAGCAGAGGGAATGGAGATAGAAATTTAA
- a CDS encoding Capsule assembly protein Wzi, producing MKKVILIFLIFSSEILSQVENVPISHRVYQFLKRMEVRGIIKNFDDASLPISRGEVANFLNEIYAQRDKLSKNEQGYLELLMIEFENELKKENFFETSIINDGIKFNDGLLSDKAKYLYTYRDSNVNFFADLLFNLDTKFSRSSNVVLAEIGGRLRGTYDGKLGFYLQSTDGQSFGDKGLALEEIRLRQNYKFNEEGSVNFDFTDAYIKYQSKYLSFQLGREFITQGYGFSGKLFISQTSPSFDFFKIRFKYKGISYDFVHSWLLGTKFIIPDTIAGNMTLINSKYLATHRLNFNFWDKFNFGVWEGVIYTKRFPELAYLNPINFYKSAEHSLQDRDNALLGFDFKSNIFKNLQIYGTVLIDDINFPTLGTGWYGNELGYQFGLYFANFIKNADLILEYTRIEPYVYSHRFNENNYTHNGFLLGHEIGPNSDDFFIKIIYLLSKRATLTIFVERTRHGRNPIIESDTINVGGDFNLGHRQWDAEKVKFLDGIIENKLKLGFDLLWEIKKDILLGFGAGKYEKNFLTYVKIKVDY from the coding sequence ATGAAAAAGGTTATTTTAATTTTTTTGATTTTTTCATCTGAAATCCTTTCGCAAGTTGAAAATGTCCCAATTTCACACAGGGTATATCAATTTTTGAAGAGGATGGAAGTAAGGGGTATAATTAAAAACTTTGATGATGCTTCACTGCCGATTTCAAGAGGTGAGGTAGCAAATTTTCTAAACGAGATTTACGCACAGCGCGATAAATTAAGCAAAAATGAGCAAGGGTACCTTGAACTTTTAATGATTGAGTTTGAAAACGAATTAAAAAAAGAAAATTTTTTTGAAACATCTATTATCAACGATGGGATTAAGTTCAATGACGGACTTTTATCCGATAAAGCGAAATATCTTTACACTTATAGAGACTCAAATGTTAATTTTTTTGCTGACTTACTTTTTAATCTTGACACAAAATTTTCAAGGAGTTCAAATGTTGTTTTGGCTGAGATAGGTGGAAGGTTAAGAGGAACATACGATGGGAAGTTGGGCTTTTATCTTCAATCAACGGACGGTCAATCGTTCGGGGATAAAGGACTTGCACTTGAAGAGATTAGATTAAGGCAAAATTACAAATTCAATGAAGAAGGTTCTGTTAATTTTGACTTCACAGATGCCTACATAAAATATCAGAGCAAATATCTAAGTTTTCAACTGGGGCGTGAGTTTATAACCCAAGGTTATGGTTTCTCTGGAAAACTTTTCATTTCTCAAACATCTCCTTCCTTTGACTTTTTTAAAATTCGCTTTAAATATAAGGGTATATCTTATGATTTCGTTCATTCATGGCTTCTTGGGACAAAGTTTATAATTCCAGATACGATTGCGGGCAATATGACATTGATAAATTCAAAATACTTGGCAACACACAGATTAAATTTTAACTTTTGGGACAAGTTTAATTTCGGGGTTTGGGAGGGCGTGATTTACACCAAACGCTTTCCCGAGCTTGCTTATCTTAATCCTATTAACTTTTATAAATCTGCGGAACATTCACTCCAAGACAGAGACAATGCATTGCTTGGCTTTGATTTTAAATCAAACATTTTTAAGAACCTTCAAATCTACGGGACAGTTTTAATTGATGATATAAATTTCCCAACACTTGGCACCGGGTGGTATGGGAACGAACTCGGTTATCAGTTCGGGCTTTATTTCGCAAATTTTATTAAAAACGCTGATCTTATACTTGAATATACACGAATTGAACCCTATGTTTACTCTCACAGATTCAACGAAAATAATTACACGCATAACGGTTTTCTTTTAGGTCATGAGATAGGTCCAAATTCAGATGATTTTTTCATCAAAATTATTTATCTTCTATCAAAAAGAGCAACTTTGACAATTTTTGTAGAAAGAACAAGGCACGGGAGAAACCCGATAATTGAATCTGATACGATAAATGTTGGTGGCGATTTCAATCTTGGGCATCGCCAATGGGATGCCGAAAAAGTTAAATTTCTTGACGGGATCATTGAGAATAAACTTAAACTTGGTTTTGATTTGCTATGGGAAATAAAGAAAGATATCTTGCTTGGCTTTGGTGCTGGAAAATATGAAAAAAATTTTTTAACTTATGTCAAAATAAAAGTAGATTATTAG
- a CDS encoding glycine dehydrogenase (decarboxylating) alpha subunit has translation MGFIPNTDEDRQEMLKAIGVSSFEELISDIPPEIRLKDDLKLPEPLSEYEVLKELQSISEKNLDLNHAISFLGGGAYDHFVPSAVFTIISRSEFYTAYTPYQAEVSQGTLQAIYEYQTMICRLTGMDVANASMYDGGSALAEAVLLALGHTGKNEAVIAGPVNPNYLTVVRTYTHPRRAEIKLTKFDSGVCDLDDLKSKVTDKTACVVVQQPNFFGNIEDVFEIEKIAHSVGALFIVAIDPISLGLLIPPGEYGADIVVGEGQPLGIPLSFGGPYLGIFAVKEFLIRKLPGRLSGVTIDRDGERGFTLTLQTREQHIKREKATSNICTNQGLMMLAATVYMALMGKQGLREVATLCLQKSHYLAEEISKINGFKLKYNQPFFKEFVVQTPVPVSKIKERLQPKKILPGIDLSKFDGYGDGLMIAVTEKRTKKEMDLFVEELRNLI, from the coding sequence ATGGGATTCATTCCAAACACCGACGAAGACAGACAGGAAATGTTAAAAGCAATTGGAGTTTCATCATTTGAAGAACTAATTTCTGATATCCCACCTGAGATAAGATTAAAAGATGATCTCAAACTTCCAGAACCACTTTCAGAGTATGAAGTTCTAAAAGAGCTTCAAAGCATCTCTGAGAAAAACCTTGATCTAAACCATGCGATTTCTTTTCTCGGTGGTGGGGCATATGATCATTTTGTGCCTTCAGCTGTCTTTACAATAATAAGCAGATCGGAATTCTACACTGCTTACACACCTTATCAAGCAGAGGTAAGTCAAGGAACACTTCAAGCAATCTACGAGTATCAAACGATGATCTGTCGCTTGACAGGGATGGATGTTGCGAATGCTTCAATGTATGATGGCGGTAGCGCACTTGCAGAGGCAGTTCTTCTTGCGCTTGGTCACACGGGGAAAAATGAAGCTGTCATCGCAGGTCCTGTCAATCCAAATTACCTAACGGTTGTTCGCACTTATACTCACCCAAGAAGGGCAGAGATTAAATTGACAAAGTTTGATTCTGGGGTTTGCGACCTTGATGATTTAAAATCAAAAGTTACAGATAAAACAGCATGCGTTGTGGTTCAGCAACCTAATTTTTTTGGAAACATTGAAGATGTATTTGAAATTGAAAAGATCGCCCATAGCGTTGGAGCTTTATTTATAGTTGCAATTGATCCAATCTCACTTGGCTTGCTGATTCCACCTGGTGAATACGGTGCCGATATCGTCGTTGGAGAAGGACAACCTTTGGGGATTCCGTTAAGTTTTGGCGGACCCTACCTTGGAATTTTTGCGGTAAAAGAATTCCTAATAAGAAAACTTCCCGGACGCTTATCTGGGGTTACGATTGACAGAGATGGCGAGCGTGGCTTTACGCTAACGCTTCAGACAAGAGAGCAACATATAAAAAGAGAAAAAGCAACCTCCAACATCTGCACGAATCAAGGTCTTATGATGCTTGCAGCAACAGTTTATATGGCTTTAATGGGGAAACAGGGCTTGAGAGAAGTTGCAACCCTCTGCCTCCAAAAAAGTCATTACCTCGCTGAAGAAATCTCAAAAATCAACGGTTTTAAACTAAAGTATAATCAACCATTCTTTAAAGAATTTGTTGTCCAGACACCTGTCCCCGTATCAAAGATAAAAGAAAGACTTCAACCAAAGAAAATTCTACCTGGAATTGACCTTTCAAAATTTGATGGCTATGGCGATGGACTGATGATCGCTGTAACGGAAAAGAGAACAAAGAAAGAGATGGATCTCTTCGTTGAAGAATTGAGAAATTTGATATGA
- a CDS encoding glycine cleavage system H protein codes for MLFPENLKYTKEHEWIRVEDNSIGVVGITDYAQSELGDIVYVELPQIGKVVKQLESFGTIEAVKAVSDLFSPVSGEIIEVNEKLKDSPDLINKDPYGEGWIIKIKIKDLNELNNLLSAEDYRKLIGK; via the coding sequence ATGCTGTTCCCTGAAAACTTAAAGTACACAAAAGAACATGAATGGATAAGGGTTGAAGACAATTCCATTGGAGTTGTTGGGATAACTGATTACGCACAAAGTGAACTTGGGGACATAGTTTATGTTGAGCTCCCGCAAATTGGAAAAGTTGTAAAGCAGCTTGAATCCTTCGGGACAATTGAAGCCGTAAAAGCGGTTTCAGATCTTTTCTCCCCCGTTTCAGGCGAAATAATTGAGGTAAATGAAAAACTAAAAGACTCGCCTGATTTAATTAACAAAGATCCGTATGGTGAGGGGTGGATAATAAAAATTAAAATCAAAGATCTAAATGAACTTAATAACCTTCTATCTGCGGAAGATTACAGAAAATTAATTGGTAAGTAA